A region from the Misgurnus anguillicaudatus chromosome 7, ASM2758022v2, whole genome shotgun sequence genome encodes:
- the LOC129417007 gene encoding zinc finger BED domain-containing protein 4-like gives MVAAFKNTTAEESSSEEDSPGSMMESDSEIDDQRYHHVDMEMDRTPCVVHTIQLVVHMLQKETTVKRVLDKARFVVKLFRKSSVATQRLLDQCGVIVVNDCPTRWSSTFNMVTRLLTVKDAVCQITNDMGWDSLLTSEWQKLSYFHDLLLPFAEHTKTLQSDTTSMSLVVPALFDLLSHLTEFAEKTRYRDLATLAEKMRSNLNQRFACLLDSTDEKLSALAAAACFVNPTACEILVNVDVADGNINELLKQAEDYVVKCTLGWKRVTVFITV, from the exons ATGGTGGCTGCCTTTAAAAACACCACAGCAGAAGAAAGCAGCTCTGAGGAGGACTCCCCTGGGTCCATGATGGAAAGTGACTCTGAAATTGATGACCAGCG GTACCATCATGTCGACATGGAAATGGACCGCACACCATGCGTGGTGCATACCATACAACTTGTGGTCCACATGTTGCAGAAAGAGACAACTGTCAAAAGAGTCCTCGATAAAGCAAGGTTTGTGGTAAAACTCTTTCGCAAGTCCTCAGTTGCAACACAGAGGTTATTGGACCAGTGTGGTGTTATTGTTGTAAATGACTGCCCCACACGCTGGTCAAGCACATTCAACATGGTCACACGACTACTCACAGTCAAAGATGCAGTCTGTCAAATCACAAATGACATGGGATGGGACAGTTTGCTTACAAGTGAGTGGCAAAAGCTTTCATATTTTCATGACCTACTGCTGCCTTTTGCGGAACACACTAAAACTCTCCAGAGTGACACCACATCTATGTCCCTAGTTGTTCCTGCTCTCTTTGATCTGCTGAGCCACCTAACTGAATTTGCAGAGAAAACTCGGTACAGAGACCTCGCCACTCTTGCAgagaaaatgagatcaaatctgAACCAGCGTTTTGCTTGCCTCTTGGATTCAACCGATGAAAAGCTCTCAGCACTTGCAGCAGCTGCCTGCTTTGTCAATCCAACTGCCTGTGAAATCCTTGTTAATGTTGATGTGGCTGATGGAAATATCAATGAACTGCTGAAACAGGCAGAAGACTATGTGGTCAAATGCACATTAGGCTGGAAAAGAGTGACAGTTTTTATCACAGTTTAA